TGGGACAGTTCGTCGAGTTCGCCGTTCACGTGAATTCTGATGGCCTGGAATGTGCGGGTGGCGGGGTCCTTCTTGTCATGCGGCTTGTGGCCCAGAGCCTTGCGCACGACCCGCGCCAGTTCACCGGTGGTCTCCAGCGGACGCGCAGCAACGATCGCCCGGGCCACGCGGCGCGATTGGCGCTCTTCACCGTACTGGTAGATGACGTCTGCAATCGTGCTTTCGTCGGCCGAATTGAGGAAGTCGGCAGCGCTGTCGCCGTCCTGGCTCATCCGCATGTCGAGCGGCCCGTCGGACGAGAACGCGAAACCGCGCTCGGCCTGGTCGAGCTGCATCGAGGAAACGCCGATATCCATGACGACGCCATCGACCTTGGCGACGCCAGCCGACGTCATGACGTCGAGCATCTCGGAGAAACGATGCGGGTGAAGAATTAGGCGGGGCGGAGTTTGCTCCGTCTCCCGCCATGTGCGACCCGAGGCAATCGCGTCGGGATCCCTGTCGAATGCGTGCACGGTCGCGCCGCGCTCCAGCAGCGCGCGCGTATAGCCGCCAGCGCCGAAAGTCGCGTCGATGATGACGTCGCCGGGCTGCGGATCGAGCGCTTCGATCACTTCGTCGAGGAGGACGGGGATATGGGGCGCGGCGCTCATTTGCCCTTCGCCTTTGCATCGGCAAGGAAACTTTCGCAGGCGGCTTTCGCGCCGGCCCAGTCGTCGCCCATCTTGGCGAGTTCGGCGGGGTTCCACAGCGTGAAGAAGCGTCCACCGCCCTGGAAGTAGAGCCCGTCCTCGATCTTGCCGAGTGCGCGCAAATGTTCGGGCATCACGAAGCGACCGCTGTCGTCGAAGGGCATTTCGAGGAAACCGAAAAGCTGGCTGGCGCGCGTGTCGCGGTCGAATTCCTTGCCGAGACGAACGGCCAGTTCTTCTTCGCGGTCGAGCTGGGCGTTGAGTTCTTCCTTGCGGGACAGGCCGAAGCCGACAAGGCAATTCCAGCTGGTGTGCTTCATCAGGCACAGGACGCGGCCGTCGCTGGATTCCTTCAGGGCCTTGCGGAAGATCGGCGGAAGCACAAAGCGGCCCTTGTCGCCCGCAGGCGAATAGGCTTGTCCGCTATACCCTCCGAATTGCAACGCCTTGTCCCCGGCTTGTGTTCAAATCCCCCACGGACACACCCTCCCTGTCCGCCCGAGCGCGTGCTCGACCGGCTCGCCATCCCGATTGGGAGGGCGCGCAAAGACACTGGCTGTCCGATGTGAGAAAGATTTATCGCGGGAGACGCGGGGATGGAAGGGAAAATTGCGGGATTTTACGGGATAAACCTGCAAGTACCTGATTTATAGCGATTAATTTATCTTCACAGCACCTACCAATCTTACCATCATCCTAACGCAAGTACCGGTTTTATACGGGGAATCGCCATCCGGCCCGTGTTTTCCCGCAAGGCATCCCGTTAAATCCCGCAAGGAATCGATTAGTCGAGTCGGTTCAACAAATCGGAGAGCGCGGCCTTGCGCTGAGAAGTGCAATTTTCCGTGTCGAGCATGGCGGCATCGGCAATCAGGACGACCTGCCCTGCACCAATCGCGCAGTCCGCGATCAACGCGTCCGCCGACAAGCTGCAACGCGCGTCCTCGCCTTCTTCGCCCAGCGCGAAACGGCCCGCCAGTTGCACGGGAAAATCGCCGTCCGGTCCGACTATCACCCGCTCGTCCTGGCTCTGCGTATCGTCGAATTCCAGGCTCAGACCCCAACGTGCCAGGATCGGTGAGATCAATACTACGTCAAATGGCCGGCGCGGATCGCCGAGCGCGAATTCGGAATGCTGGGTCAGGAACGGGTCGGCAAACACCAGCGCCTTGCCACCGCCCCGCACCCATTCGTCGAGTGCGACATTTTCCGAGGGCGCCAATGCACGCGGCTGCGCGATAATGGCTTGATCCAGCCCTTCAAGCGCTTCGCTCTCGAGCGTGTCGAGAGGTGCAAGTTCGAATCGCTCTTCCAGCATGGAACGCACCCAGCTCGAATCTCGCGAATTGCTTTCCAGCATCGCGGCGATGTCCTGCCCTTCCGCCCAATAGATCGGAAGCGAAGTGAAGAGGCCCATCCGTTCTTGCGGCTCCTGCGCACTGCCGCGCGCCTCCTCCCCGCCGGAAGAACAGGCGGCAAGCAGGAGCGCGACGGTAAGAAGAGCCGGTTTAATCGGCAGCGGCTTTCGGATCGCCAGCGCCCGTTTCAGGCATCACGGCAGGGCTTTGAGTGCTCGAAGGCGAAGGTTCTGCGGGAAGGTCCGGGACCACGCCAGCTTCCACCAGTGGATCCGCCTGTGTTGGCTTTGCGCTCGGCTCAGTGGTCGCAGCGGCCTGCGGCACCGAGGAGGCATCCACTTCGCGCGCCCTGTCCTGCACCAGGCTGGCCAGGCCCACGAGCAAAACCATCAGGACCACCCCGGCAATCCCGATCTGCAGGCGATGGACCGCCTGGGCTCGCGAACCGCCCAGCGGTGCCTCGGGCAGGCCGCCAATTTGAGGCTTGCTGGAAGAAAGATCGAAATAGCGCGGCATTTTCATGATTCTGCGCCCCTTCGCGGCTGGCGTCAATCGGAAGCCTTCAGCCAGTCGAATACCGGCAGGCCTTTCGCCTGCAGCCACTCGGCGTTGTAGAGGCTGGAAAGGTAGCGGAATCCGGTGTCGCAAAGGATTGTGACGACTTTCGGACTTTCGCGTCCCTCTGCGACGAGCTGCTTGCCGAGCGCGACCGCTCCTGCGACATTGATGCCGCTGGAAAGGCCGAGGCACAGACCCTCCTCGCGCAGCAGGCGCGCCACCCAGTCGAGACCTTCTTCGTCCGAGACGCGGAATTGCGTGTCGATCGGCGCGCCTTCCAGGTTGCCGGTGATCCGGCCCTGCCCGATCCCTTCGGCAACCGAAGAGCCTTCTGCCTTCAGTTCGCCTGTCGCGTAATAGCTGTAGAGCGCCGCGCCGTGCGGATCGGTCAGGGCGATGACGACGTTCTCGTCCAGTTCTTTCAAGCCCATGCCCACGCCCGCAATGGTCCCGCCGGTGCCGGCCGCACAGGTAAACCCGTCGACCTTGCCGCCGGTCTGTTCCCAGATTTCCTTCGCCGTACCCTCGATATGGGCTTTACGGTTGGCGGTATTGTCGAATTGGTTCGCCCAGACCGCACCTTCGGTTTCTTCTGCCAGCCTACGGGAGGTGTGAACAAAGTGGTTGCTGTCGGCGAACTTCGTCGGCGGGACAGTGACCAGCTCCGCGCCGAGAGCGCGCAGCGTGTCCATCTTTTCCTTGGACTGGTTGTCCGGCATCACGATGATCGTGCGGTAGCCGAGCGCATTGGCCACCAGCGCGATACCGATACCGGTATTGCCAGCCGTGCCTTCGACCACGCATCCACCCGGCTTAAGTTCGCCGCGCGCCTCTGCATCACGGATGATGTAAAGCGCAGCCCGGTCCTTTACCGAAGCGCCCGGATTGGCGAATTCGCACTTGCCGTAGATGTCGCAGCCGGCTTCCGCGCTCGGCCCTTCGAGGCGGACGAGCGGCGTGTTGCCGATCAGGTCGAGCGCATGCTCGCGAATGGGAATTTGTGTCATGCTGCGTGAGGTAGGCGCGGTCGCCCTACCTCGCAAACAACATCAATCTTCAGGGGCGATAGTAACCTTCAACCCGTCAAGTTCGCCGGTGAAGGGAATCTGGCAAGACAGGCGCGAAGTCTCGACGCGGTGCTCGGTCGATTCCAGCAGGTCGTCCTCGTCTTCGCTCATCTCGGGAAGCTTGTCCTGGAAGGCCGGATCGACATGCACGTGGCAAGTCGCACACGAACAGCAGCCGCCGCACAGTGCCAGCAATTCGTCGAAGCCGTTGTCGCGAATAGCTTCCATGACGGTCAGGCCGTCTTCGACTTCGATCTCGCTCGTCTCGCCTTCGCGGGTGGTGACGATCAGCTTGGGCATCGATTGCGTATCCTTGTTGCCTCGCCCGCCAAACGGGCCCTATGCGTTGCGCTGCTATTCAATAGGGAGCGGAAGCGCAAGGTGGGCCTGACCAATTCGCAATTGCGCGAGCATCTCGATGCCGTAGCCGAAAAGGACGCGGTGGTGGCGGCGGCGCTTGATCGCTGCGGCTATCCCGAAGAACGCATCCGCCCGACCGGCTATCGCACCCTGCTGCGCACGATCGTCGGCCAGCAGGTAAGCGTCGCTGCGGCGGCCTCGGTTTGGAACCGACTGGAGGCGGAACTTGGCGAGGAGATGGCGGCGCGCGAACTGCTCGACCGCGACTTCGATACCTTGAGGGCGTGCGGGCTTTCGCGCCAGAAACAGGGTTATGCCAGATCGCTGTGCGAACTCGTCGAGAGCGGCGAACTCGACCTGGAGGGCCTGCCGCAAGACGACGAGGAAGCCATCGCCGAACTGGTCCGCATCAAGGGCATCGGACGCTGGTCGGCCGAGATATACCTGCTGTTTGCCGAAGGCAGGCAGGACATCTGGCCGGCAGGAGACCTGGCGGTGCAGGAGGCTGTCGGACGCCTGCTAGACCTGCCGGAACGCCCAAGCGAGAAACATACCCGAGAACTGGGCGAACAATGGCGTCCTTATCGCGGCGCCATGGCCATTTTCACGTGGCACACCTACAATAATGCCGCGCTTTGATGGGCGCGCGAGGGAGAGAGACATGAGCGAGCGGAAAGCGATTTTCATCACCGGCGGGGGCTCGGGCATCGGCCGCGCGATCGCGCTGAAATTCGCGGATGAAGGCTGGTTCGTCGGCCTTGGCGATATTGACCAGGCAGGCATGGACGAGACGCTTTCCCTGATCGAGAACGGGTTCACCTTTGCTCACAAGTTCGACGTGCGCGACCGCGAGGCATGGGACCACGCACTCGACGGCTTTGCCACAGCCAGCGGCGGCCGGATCGACGTGCTTGCGAACAACGCGGGCATCCCGCTCGGCGGATCGCTAATGGACAACTCGACCGGTGAAATCGAGCGCTGCCTCGACATCAATTTGAAGGGCGTCCTGTTCGGCGCGCAGGCAGCCTATCCGCATCTAAAGAAGACCGCGCCGGGATCATGCCTGCTCAACACCGCCAGTGCAGCCGGGATCTACGGCACGCCCGGCGCGAGCGTCTATTCCGCCACCAAGTTCGGCGTGCGTGCGATTACCGAAAGCCTCGACGGCGAATGGGCGGAAGACGGCATCAATGTCCGCTCGATCATGCCCAGCTTCATCGACACGCCGCTGCTCGATCATACGCCCAATGCACAAAGCAATGAGGGCATTCGCCAGCGCGTGAAGGATGCAGGGCTTGAGATCACGCCGGTAGTTGAAGTCGCGCAGGCTGCATGGGACGCGGTGCACGGCGACAAACTGCACACCACCGTCGGCAAGACCGCAAAACGGATCGCTTTCGGATCGCGCTGGATGCCGGGCCGCGTGCGCAAGCAGACACGCCAGTCGGCCCGCCCTCTCGGCCAGTAAGGACCCACAACATTATGCGAATTATTCTGTCGCTGGCAGCGCTTCTGCTTGCCGCGCCCCTAAGCGCCCAGCTCACCGAGGCCGAACCTTATGTCCTTGGCCAGACCTACACTCTCGAAAGCGCGATACTCAAAGAAGGCACGCGCAAGATAACGGTGCGCCTGCCGGCCGAGTACGAAGCCGAGCCGGAGCGCGCCTTTCCCGTCGTCTATTTGCTGGATGGCGGACCGGAGCAGGACTTCGCCCATATCGCCGGCATCGCGCAGAGTCGCGAGATGAATTACTCGTTCGAGCCCCTTATCCTTGTCGGCATCCAGAGCGTGAACCGCAGGCACGAACTTTCGCCGCCCGCTGCCGATCCCGCGCCATATGAAGAGGCCTTGAGAGCCACGCCTGGTGGCTCGGCAGATTATCGGCGCTTCCTGAAGGACGAGCTCAAACCGATGATCGAGGCGCAGTTCCGCACCGATGGCCGCGATGCAATCATGGGAGAATCGCTCGCCGCGCTATTCGTGATCGAAACGCTGCTCAAAGAGCCGGAGTTGTTCGACGACTACATCGCCATTTCGCCAAGCATGTGGTGGGAAGAGATGAAATATGGCCGCGAAGTCGAGGCCTATCTCGAGAAAATGGGTTCAGGCGCGAGACGGCTTTATCTCTCGACGGCCAATGAAGGCGACTGGCACCGCGAGGGGACGGAGCATTTGATCGCCGCATTACGGCTGCACGCTCCCGAAAATCTGACATGGACCTTTGTGGACGCTGGTGAGAGCGAAACCCACGGAACACTTTATCACCCGATGGCCCTCGACGCGTTCCGCGCCCTCTACGGCACGCCCAGCCGCGAATATCGCAGCTATCCGCTCATTGGCGGCCCGGAAATCAGGGAGCGAAGTGCTGAGGAAAACGCGCTCCTCGAACAGGAATGCACGCGCGAAAACAGCATGTTGATGACGCCAGGCACTGCGGAGCGGGCGCGCGAGGCGATATATTACCGCTGCCTGTTGCTGGAGCTTGGCCCGACGCCGCGGGAAGGCAATTTAGGCGAGTAGAGCGTCGATCTTGCGGGCCATCTTCACGTCGCGCAGGCTCAATCCGCCTGCGTCATGCGTGGTCAGCGTGATCTCCACACGGTTGTAGACGTTGAACCATTCGGGATGGTGGTCGCGCGTCTCGGCGATCATTGCGACGCGGGTCATGAAGGCGAAGGCCTTGGAAAAGTCGTCGAATTCGAACTTGCGCTCGATCGCATCGCCGTCACGGGCCAGCGACCATTCGGGCAAGGCCCGCAGCCAGCTGTCGCGTTCTTCCTGGGTGAGCTGTTCGACGGAACCCATTTGCGAATCTCTCCTGCTTGTCGCTGGCAGCGCTTTTGCCTATCGCTCCCGCCCATGCAAGCGCGCCTAGCAGCATCGGACCTCGCCTGCCGCCGCGGCGAGCGGCTGCTGTTCCGTGGCCTTTCCTTCGAAGCCGCGCCCGGCAGTGCCATCCACATCGCGGGCGCGAACGGGATCGGGAAATCGAGCCTGATCCGCATACTCGCCGGACTGCTGCGCCCTTTTGCCGGGGTCGTGGAGAGCGATGGGGCGATGGGGCTGGTCGACGAGCGGCTGGCCCTCGATGCGAACCTGCCCTTGGGCAAGGCACTGGCGTTTTACGAGAAGCTCGACGGCTGCCGCGATCCGGGACGGGCCTTCGACCTGCTGCAGCTGGGGCCACTGATGGACGTGCCGGTCCGATACCTGTCAACCGGGCAGAGGAAGCGCGCGGCCCTTGCCCGCCTGCTCAATCGCAACTGCCCCATTTGGCTGCTGGACGAGCCGCTGAACGGTCTCGATGCGCAGGCGGCGGCGAGCATGGAGGCGCTGGTAGCGCAGCATTGCGGTAGCGGGGGCATTGCGCTCGTCGCTTCACACCAGGCGATGGCAATGCCGGACGTTCGAACCATCGACCTGGCGGGTTATGCCGCATGAGCACTCTGGCCACCCTCCTTCGCCGCGATCTCGGCCTGCTTCTGCCGGGCGGGCGCGGCGGTGCAGGCGTCTTGCCGCTGCTGTTCTTCCTCGCGGTAGCAATGCTGTACCCCTTTGCAGTCGGCCCCGATGCGCAATTGCTGGCCCGCACCGGTGGCGGCGTCATCTGGGTCGCAGCCTTGCTGGCAGCGATCCTGCCGCTCGAGAAGCTCGTGTCAGACGATCTGGAAGCCGGGGTTTTCGACCAACTCGCGTTGCGCGGAGTGAGCGAGGAATGGGCCATGCTGTCGCGACTGATCGCGCACTGGCTGGCTTTCGCACCCCTGTTGCTGGTCGCCACCCTGCCCGCCGCAGCCCTACTCGGCCTGTCGGGAGAGACAACGCGAACCGTGCTTTTCGGCCTGCTGGCGGGGACACCCGGCCTTGCCGCGGTCGGTCTGGCAGTCGCTGCACTTACGGCCAGTCTCAGGGGCGGCGCCGCACTGGCCGGGCTGATGGTAATCCCGCTGGCTGTCCCGATTCTGATATTTGGCGCAGGCTCGCTTGCCCGCCCCGATACGAGCGGCCTACTGCTGGCGGCCGCGATCAGTCTCGGACTATGTGCGCTCGCCCCGCTGGCGGCAGGTGCCGCGATAAAGGCTGCGCGGGAAAGCTGACCGCTTACGAATAGGGCGGCTTGTGGAGGCCCTTGGGGCTTTCGGTAAAGATCTCCACCCCGTTTTCGGTAATGCCGATCGAGTGTTCGAACTGCGCCGAAAGCGACTTGTCGCGGGTCACCGCAGTCCAGCCGTCGCGCAGCAGTTTCGCATTCGGGCGGCCGAGGTTGATCATCGGTTCGATCGTGAAGAACATGCCGGGCTTCAATTCCGGACCCGTACCCATGCGGCCGGTATGGATCACCTCGGGCGCGTCATGGAACAGGCGGCCAAGGCCATGGCCACAGAATTCCTGCACGACGCCATAGCGGTGCTGGCGCGCATGCGATTCGATGACCGCGCCGATATCGCCCAGCCGTGCGCCGGGCTTCGACGCTGCTTCGATCCCGAGCATCAGGCATTCGTACGTCACATCGACCAGCTTGCGCGCCTTGAGCGGCACGTCGCCGACGAAGAACATCCGGCTGGTATCTCCGTGCCAGCCGTCGAGCAGCGGGGTCACATCGACGTTCACGATGTCGCCGTCTTTGAGCGCCTTTTCACTCGGAATCCCGTGACAGATCACGTGGTTGATCGAGGTGCAGCAACTATGCGCATAGCCGCGATAGCCCATGGTTGCGGGCACCGCGCCGCCGTCGAGCGTCATCTTGCGCACGAGGTCGTCGATCTCTCCGGTGGTGACGCCGGGCTTCACAAAACCGGTCAATTCGTCGAGGATTTCCGCGGCCAGCCGTCCGGCCTTGCGCATGCCCTCGAAGCCGTCCGCTCCGTGCAGCTTGATCGTGCCGTCACGATAGACGGTCTGGTCGCTCTCGATTACCTGATATTCGGTCATGCGCGCCCATGTAGCGATCATGCGCGCAAATTGCGAGGTCCGTCAGTTGCGGACGCGAAACGCTCCGGCATAGGCGGGCTTCACTGCGTCGAGCACCGATGCGCTCACGAGAAAGTCGAGCTCGTAGCTACCTTCGGCGTATGGACCCGCGACATAGGGTCCGAAATAGATACCGATACGGTCGAAATGCTTCCCGTCGGACGAGCCGATGAAGATGCTGCTTTCATCAAGACTGGGGCAATCCTCGAATATCGCATCGCTTTGCGGATCGACCGGAATGCCGCGCCGCTCTTCGCGTTCCTTGTTGAGGGTCGCGCACAGCTTCGCACCGAGCGCGTTTTCAAGGGCCACTGCGGATTCGAACAAGTCTGCACCTGCAACCCCCACGCCCTTTATGCGGTCCCAGACCAGCGAGGTGCGGCCGGACATTCCATGTGCGCCGCCGGTATAGAGATACATGTCGCGGGTCAGGCTGAGCCAGCCGGGAATGTCCGCGGCCACCTTCCACGTGACTTCATAACCCCTTCCAACGCAGCTCACGCAATCCTCACCGGCGAAATCGGCCAGCGAGCGCCCCCACTCTGCCTTTTGCTCGGCCAATGCTTCGTCACGCTCGCTGCGCAGGATTTTCTCCAGGGCAGGGATTGCGGTCACCTCCGCTGGCCAACTGTAAGCAAATTCGCGCACCGCGTCCCCGTCGCGCGCGTCGTCCTCAAAGGTCACCTCGGCAGGAGCGGCGTCGCTGGCCGACGCGGCATCGGCGCTGGCACTGGCCGAAGCCGCAGGCGCATCGTCCTGGACCTCGGTAAAGGCGGGCGATTGCGTACAAGCAGCACTCGACAGGGCGAGTGAAATCAGGAACAGGCGGTGTCGCATCTCATTTCCATGCCCGAGATCAAATTAGTACGGGGTGAATACCAATGGCCGAAACCGCAGCTCTCATCCAGCCCGACCAGGGCCAGGACGCAACGCTTATCCACCTTGTTAACAAGGACGGGTTCGAAAATTGGGCGAAAAAACTGTCCGCAGGCCAGCGCGAGGCGCTGAAGGCGCAGAAATTCGATGGCGGCGGTTACCAGACCGCGATCGTGCCCGATGGTGACGGATGGTTTGCCGTCGGCGGCGTCGCGAACCCCGACGATCTATCGAGCTGGTGCATGGCCAAGCTGGCAGAGGTCCTTCCGGAAGGCACCTATCGCCGCGCCGGAGGAGAGCCGGGTCCTGCAATGCACGGCTGGCAGACGGCGCAATATACGTTCGAGCGCTACAAGAAGCCGGAAAACCCGACCGGACCGCGCATCCTCCTTACCAAGCAGGCGGGCCGTATCGAAAGCGCGATCGCGGAAGCCAAGGCCGTGTGCCTCGTGCGCGATCTGGTGAATACGCCTGCCGAGGATATGGGGCCCGCTTCGCTGGAGGCACAGGCGGAAAAGCTCGCCAAGGCCCATGGCGCAGACCTCAAGGTCGTCCGCGGGGATGCGCTGGAGCAGGATTACCCCATGGTCCACGCAGTCGGCCGCGCTGCCGAGCGCAAGCATGCACCGCGGCTCATCCACCTTACTTGGGGCAAGGAAAGCGATCCGGTTCTGGCCATCGTCGGCAAGGGCGTCTGCTTCGACAGCGGCGGCCTCGACGTTAAGAGCGCAGCCGGCATGAAGCTGATGAAAAAGGACATGGGCGGCGCCGCCCACGCGCTGGCGCTCGGCGGGCTGATCATGGGCGGCAAGCTGCCCGTCCGCCTGCACCTGCTGGTGCCCGCAGTCGAAAATGCCATTGCGGGCAATGCCTTCCGTCCCGGCGACGTGCTCTCGTCCCGCAAGGGACTGACGGTGGAAATCGGCAATACTGATGCCGAAGGCCGCCTGATCCTGGGCGATGCCCTGACGCGGGCAAGCGAAGAGAATCCCGACCTGATCCTCGATTTTGCGACGCTGACAGGCGCCGCGCGCGTGGCACTCGGCCCCGATTACCCGGCCCTCATGACCCGCCGCGACGAGACGGCAGACGCGCTTATCGAAGCCGGACGGGGTGTCGACGACGAGCCATGGAGGCTGCCGCTCCCCGATGCCTATAGGGAATGGCTGGCATCCGACATCGCGGACACGAACAATGCGCATGGCAATTCTTTTGCAGGTGCGAGCGTTGCCGGTCTCTTCCTCGACAAGTTCGTGGGCGAAGGGCTGGATTGGGCCCATTTCGATACATTCGCCTGGCGCCCTGCTGCCAAGCCCGGACGCCCCAAGGGCGGCGATGCCTACGGCCTGCGTGCTGCGTGGCACATGCTCAAAGCGCGCTATACGGGGACATGACAGGCGCATGTCTTGCGAGAATGGGCGCGCGCGGCTAAGCGCCCGAGCTTGTAACAAATATCAAGCCAGACAGGTTTCGTGAGCGAAGACGCACAGTATTCCCTGCCGGACGGTATCGTCGGACTGAAAGGTCCGGTGGATCGGCCTGCGACCGGCACCCTTCCGCTAAGAGGCGACCTGGCGCATGTCGCGCTGGCGGGACGCTATCTGGCAGCGCATTATGTCGTCCCTGTGAAACGGACGATCGGCGGCAGCGACGCCGTGCTGAAGCTGGCCATGCGCGACGATGCGGACGAAGGCTCCACACTCGCGGCGAACAGCGAGATAGAGTTGCTCGATGTCGCGGGAGACTGGGCATGGATCACCGAAGGACCCGAAGGTCCGAGCGGATATGTACGCATGAACGCCCTAGCTCCCGACACCAGTGCATAAGGTCTTCATCGACGGCGCTGCCGGGACCACCGGCCTGGAGATCGCCGCGCGTCTCGAAGGTCGCATCGAATTCGATCTGATCACGCTCGACGACGACAGGCGCAAGGACAAAGCTGCGCGGCGCGAGGCGCTGAACGAGGCTGATGTTGCGATCCTGTGCCTGCCTGACGATGCCGCACGCGAAGCAGTGGGCCTGATCGATCCGGCTGGCGGCACCCGCGTCATCGACGCTTCCAGCGCCCATCGCACCGCCGAGGGATGGTGTTACGGGTTTCCCGAACTCGTCGGCCGCGAACGCGTTGCCGACGCGCGGCGGGTCAGCAATCCGGGATGTTATCCAACCGGCTTCCTCGCGCTCGTCGCCCCGCTCGTGAGGGAGGGCCTGCTGCCAGCCGACTGGCCCTACACCATCAACGCGGTGAGCGGATATTCCGGCGGCGGCAAGGCCATGATCGCCCAATTCGAGCAGGATGGCGCGCCTGCCTTGCAAAGCTACGGCTATTCCATGGCGCACAAGCATCGTCCCGAAATGAAAGCTCATGCCGGTCTGCAACACGGCGTGATTTTCGCCCCTTCGGTGGTCCCGGCCTATCGCGGCATGATCGTGGAGGTGCCCCTGCACCTTGGTGCAATGGACGGTGATCCCACCGCCGACGGACTGCGCGAAGCGCTACGCGATTTCTATGCCGACAGCGCGATCGTTTCGGTGCGTGACAGCACCGGGGTCGACAAGCTCGTCCTCGAGAAAAATGCCGAGCCGTCCGACGCGATGGAACTGTTCGTCTTCGGCAATGAGGGCGGCTGGCATGCGCGGCTCGTGGCGAAGCTGGACAACCTCGGCAAAGGTGCGAGCGGGGCCGCAGTGCAGAACCTGAACCTGCTTTGCGACCTCCCCGAGACTGCAGGGCTCGCCATTCCGCCTGCCTAAAAATTAGGCAACGCCAGGCTGCGCATTGGGCACCATTTGTGGGCGGCCGATTGTCCGCTCATGGCGAGAGCACGCATTTGCGCGGTTCCGCTCGTCTCCTCCTCACTTTTCCCGCTTGGCACGATTCTTGGAACACCGCGCGCAGAGGCGCATTCGTTTATCGAGGGCGCACTCACACAAGCAGGCGGGAATCGGATAGACGTGAAAAAGATCGAAGCGATCATCAAACCCTTCAAGCTCGACGAGGTGAAGGAAGCGCTGCACGAAATCGGCGTGTCCGGCATTACCGTGACCGAGGCCAAGGGTTTCGGCCGCCAGAAAGGCCACACCGAACTCTATCGCGGCGCCGAATACGTCGTCGACTTCCTGCCCAAGGTGAAACTCGAGGTAATCGTTTCCAGCGATATCGCCGAACGCACCGTCGAGGCCATCGCCGCAGCCGCCCAGACCGGGCGCATCGGCGACGGCAAGATTTTCGTCTCCGCCATCGAGAGCGCATTGCGCATCCGCACCGGCGAAAGAGACGAAGACGCAATCTGATTTTCAAACCGGCCAGCAGCCGGGACTAACACGAACTACCCCTACTGGAGGCAATCTAATGGCAAATGCGAAGGACGTCCTGAAGCGTATCAAGGACGAGGAAATCGAATGGGTCGACCTGCGCTTCACGGATCCGAAGGGCAAGTGGCAGCACCTCACCATGGTCGCCAAGACGCTCGACGAAGACCAGCTTGAAGACGGCCTCATGTTCGACGGCTCCTCGATTGCCGGCTGGAAGGTCATCAACGAAAGCGACATGATCCTGAAGCCCGACCTCGAACGCGTCTATGTCGATCCGTTCAGCGCCGAACCGATGCTGATCATGTTCTGCGACATC
This DNA window, taken from Qipengyuania seohaensis, encodes the following:
- the rsmH gene encoding 16S rRNA (cytosine(1402)-N(4))-methyltransferase RsmH; the protein is MSAAPHIPVLLDEVIEALDPQPGDVIIDATFGAGGYTRALLERGATVHAFDRDPDAIASGRTWRETEQTPPRLILHPHRFSEMLDVMTSAGVAKVDGVVMDIGVSSMQLDQAERGFAFSSDGPLDMRMSQDGDSAADFLNSADESTIADVIYQYGEERQSRRVARAIVAARPLETTGELARVVRKALGHKPHDKKDPATRTFQAIRIHVNGELDELSQGLSAAEHLLREGGRLAVVSFHSLEDRIVKRYLREASSTPSASRHVPMVTQDDPVFSKVSKAIKPGKAELERNPRARSSVLRHATRTTTPAREAA
- a CDS encoding division/cell wall cluster transcriptional repressor MraZ, giving the protein MQFGGYSGQAYSPAGDKGRFVLPPIFRKALKESSDGRVLCLMKHTSWNCLVGFGLSRKEELNAQLDREEELAVRLGKEFDRDTRASQLFGFLEMPFDDSGRFVMPEHLRALGKIEDGLYFQGGGRFFTLWNPAELAKMGDDWAGAKAACESFLADAKAKGK
- a CDS encoding Gldg family protein, with the translated sequence MGLFTSLPIYWAEGQDIAAMLESNSRDSSWVRSMLEERFELAPLDTLESEALEGLDQAIIAQPRALAPSENVALDEWVRGGGKALVFADPFLTQHSEFALGDPRRPFDVVLISPILARWGLSLEFDDTQSQDERVIVGPDGDFPVQLAGRFALGEEGEDARCSLSADALIADCAIGAGQVVLIADAAMLDTENCTSQRKAALSDLLNRLD
- a CDS encoding cysteine synthase A, with amino-acid sequence MTQIPIREHALDLIGNTPLVRLEGPSAEAGCDIYGKCEFANPGASVKDRAALYIIRDAEARGELKPGGCVVEGTAGNTGIGIALVANALGYRTIIVMPDNQSKEKMDTLRALGAELVTVPPTKFADSNHFVHTSRRLAEETEGAVWANQFDNTANRKAHIEGTAKEIWEQTGGKVDGFTCAAGTGGTIAGVGMGLKELDENVVIALTDPHGAALYSYYATGELKAEGSSVAEGIGQGRITGNLEGAPIDTQFRVSDEEGLDWVARLLREEGLCLGLSSGINVAGAVALGKQLVAEGRESPKVVTILCDTGFRYLSSLYNAEWLQAKGLPVFDWLKASD
- a CDS encoding 2Fe-2S iron-sulfur cluster-binding protein, with the protein product MPKLIVTTREGETSEIEVEDGLTVMEAIRDNGFDELLALCGGCCSCATCHVHVDPAFQDKLPEMSEDEDDLLESTEHRVETSRLSCQIPFTGELDGLKVTIAPED
- a CDS encoding DNA-3-methyladenine glycosylase family protein — its product is MGLTNSQLREHLDAVAEKDAVVAAALDRCGYPEERIRPTGYRTLLRTIVGQQVSVAAAASVWNRLEAELGEEMAARELLDRDFDTLRACGLSRQKQGYARSLCELVESGELDLEGLPQDDEEAIAELVRIKGIGRWSAEIYLLFAEGRQDIWPAGDLAVQEAVGRLLDLPERPSEKHTRELGEQWRPYRGAMAIFTWHTYNNAAL
- a CDS encoding SDR family oxidoreductase, encoding MSERKAIFITGGGSGIGRAIALKFADEGWFVGLGDIDQAGMDETLSLIENGFTFAHKFDVRDREAWDHALDGFATASGGRIDVLANNAGIPLGGSLMDNSTGEIERCLDINLKGVLFGAQAAYPHLKKTAPGSCLLNTASAAGIYGTPGASVYSATKFGVRAITESLDGEWAEDGINVRSIMPSFIDTPLLDHTPNAQSNEGIRQRVKDAGLEITPVVEVAQAAWDAVHGDKLHTTVGKTAKRIAFGSRWMPGRVRKQTRQSARPLGQ
- a CDS encoding alpha/beta hydrolase; translated protein: MRIILSLAALLLAAPLSAQLTEAEPYVLGQTYTLESAILKEGTRKITVRLPAEYEAEPERAFPVVYLLDGGPEQDFAHIAGIAQSREMNYSFEPLILVGIQSVNRRHELSPPAADPAPYEEALRATPGGSADYRRFLKDELKPMIEAQFRTDGRDAIMGESLAALFVIETLLKEPELFDDYIAISPSMWWEEMKYGREVEAYLEKMGSGARRLYLSTANEGDWHREGTEHLIAALRLHAPENLTWTFVDAGESETHGTLYHPMALDAFRALYGTPSREYRSYPLIGGPEIRERSAEENALLEQECTRENSMLMTPGTAERAREAIYYRCLLLELGPTPREGNLGE
- a CDS encoding 4a-hydroxytetrahydrobiopterin dehydratase, which produces MGSVEQLTQEERDSWLRALPEWSLARDGDAIERKFEFDDFSKAFAFMTRVAMIAETRDHHPEWFNVYNRVEITLTTHDAGGLSLRDVKMARKIDALLA